The Anabaena sp. WA102 genome contains a region encoding:
- a CDS encoding aldo/keto reductase codes for MTLPTTKLGQTGLTVSRLVLGTMTFGLQTDEETSIKILDTAAEAGINFLDTADVYPLGGGLPTAGRTEEIIGRWLKGKREHFIVATKAVGKVGSAPWDQGSSRKHILDAIDASLRRLGTDYVDLYQLHSDDASTPLDETLEALDTIVRAGKVRYIGVSNFLAYRLARALGRADVRHLTRFVSIQPRYNLLFREIERELLPLAQEEGQAVIPYNPLAGGLLTGKHNLTEGPTTGTRFTLGAAAERYQERYWHDREFNTVEELRTVADLAGLSLTTLALAWVLANPIITAPIIGASRPEQLFDSLKALEVTLDDNLKQKLDDITAEYRRGDSLR; via the coding sequence ATGACATTACCAACCACCAAACTCGGTCAAACCGGACTCACCGTTTCCCGACTCGTTCTCGGGACAATGACCTTCGGACTACAAACCGATGAAGAAACCTCTATAAAAATCCTCGATACCGCAGCCGAAGCTGGAATCAACTTTCTCGATACAGCCGATGTTTATCCCCTTGGTGGTGGACTACCCACTGCTGGACGAACAGAGGAAATCATTGGCCGCTGGTTAAAAGGCAAACGCGAACATTTTATTGTTGCTACTAAAGCCGTCGGTAAAGTCGGTTCTGCACCTTGGGATCAGGGATCTTCACGCAAACATATTCTCGATGCCATTGATGCTTCCCTGAGACGATTGGGAACTGATTATGTTGACCTGTATCAATTGCATTCTGATGATGCTTCAACTCCCCTCGATGAAACTCTAGAAGCACTCGATACAATAGTTCGGGCTGGTAAAGTCCGCTATATCGGGGTTTCCAATTTCTTAGCTTACCGACTAGCCCGCGCTTTAGGTCGCGCAGATGTCCGTCATTTGACTCGCTTTGTCTCCATTCAACCCCGCTATAATCTCTTATTCCGGGAAATTGAGCGAGAATTATTACCCCTAGCGCAAGAAGAAGGACAGGCTGTAATTCCCTACAATCCTTTAGCAGGTGGACTGCTGACAGGTAAACATAATCTGACTGAAGGACCCACCACAGGTACTCGTTTTACATTGGGTGCAGCCGCAGAACGTTATCAGGAGCGTTATTGGCATGACCGTGAGTTCAATACTGTGGAAGAATTACGTACAGTGGCGGATTTGGCAGGATTATCTCTCACTACTCTAGCTTTAGCTTGGGTTCTGGCCAATCCGATTATTACAGCCCCCATCATTGGTGCTAGTCGTCCAGAACAACTTTTTGACAGTCTCAAGGCTTTGGAAGTAACACTTGATGACAATTTGAAACAAAAATTAGACGATATCACCGCAGAATATCGTAGGGGAGATTCTCTGCGTTAG
- a CDS encoding PHB depolymerase family esterase, which produces MSVEKRSHDTSNSSLPYIFSPANTNKPAPLVLFLHGAKDRGTDINVLLKWGFPLFVDSSASLPYVFVAPQLPEGQTWVDRAEDVIALLDHIIATHSIDPSRVIISGFSLGTAGAWHIAASYPGRFAGLVATSGRVPQTLEATQLAALKEISIQIFQGAKDEKLSIEGTQNVVDTLREAGTKVDFTILPQGDHFIADEVYSNPTLQQWLVSQSSRQPAVVS; this is translated from the coding sequence ATGTCAGTTGAAAAAAGATCCCACGACACCAGCAATAGTTCATTACCTTATATTTTCTCCCCTGCTAACACCAATAAACCCGCCCCTCTAGTATTATTTCTGCATGGAGCAAAAGACAGAGGAACAGATATTAATGTTTTACTAAAATGGGGTTTCCCTCTTTTCGTAGATTCATCAGCATCCTTACCCTACGTCTTTGTTGCTCCTCAACTTCCTGAAGGACAAACTTGGGTAGATAGAGCCGAAGATGTAATTGCTTTACTTGATCATATCATTGCCACCCATTCCATAGATCCATCCCGTGTGATCATATCTGGATTCAGCTTAGGCACTGCTGGAGCTTGGCATATCGCCGCTTCCTATCCTGGACGCTTTGCTGGTTTGGTAGCTACATCAGGTCGTGTACCCCAAACATTAGAAGCAACCCAACTAGCTGCACTCAAAGAAATTTCCATCCAAATATTCCAAGGTGCAAAAGACGAAAAACTTTCAATTGAGGGTACACAAAATGTTGTTGATACCCTACGCGAAGCAGGAACAAAAGTAGATTTTACTATATTGCCTCAAGGCGATCATTTTATTGCTGATGAAGTTTACAGTAACCCAACATTGCAACAATGGCTAGTTTCACAAAGTAGTCGCCAGCCGGCTGTAGTAAGTTGA
- a CDS encoding ABC transporter ATP-binding protein has product MMKKIKLSKSFQRAPNAPELPDTPFQFICHFVNQFRWWYVLMVSLEIIHATCGIMLPYAIGEMIRSVTRSTGDSKLIFDSLKQPLILFTSLSIGEVVFGRSAGLLQTILHPIHRQHIVRSLYAYLQQHSHRYLSSSFAGALAHRIAETSLGVTQTMQMMITEFMPVIIVYIVSTALLYRAYPPLAAFVGIWAVLFISISFWLATRCRIYARKAAGARSETTGIIVDSVTNLTSSRLFARLGFERRYLNDQLKSELKEVRKSNWYSERIRWFQFISAAVLKIGTLYYSLSLWSQGKIATADFVVATSLSLLIISEARNLSKRFLEFFEHIGNVANGVNTIIQPHEIIDRDNAIDHAITKGSIEFRQVHFGYSSEKTVFTNLSVTIQPGERVGLVGFSGSGKSSFVNLILRLFDPQSGQILIDGVDIKDMTQEALHSQISLIPQDPSLFHRTLLENILYGRLEASEAELIEAARKAYADDFIAQMREGYDSLVGERGVKLSGGQRQRIAIARVILKNAPILILDEATSSLDSITEKAIQNTLDTAMNGKTVIVVAHRLSTIAHLDRILVFDHGRIIEDGSHSKLLAKGGAYYRLWQMQAGGFLPQEEALINK; this is encoded by the coding sequence ATGATGAAAAAAATCAAACTTTCTAAATCTTTTCAACGCGCTCCTAATGCGCCAGAATTACCAGATACTCCCTTCCAATTTATTTGTCATTTCGTTAATCAGTTCCGCTGGTGGTATGTGTTAATGGTGTCTCTGGAAATCATACACGCCACCTGTGGGATTATGTTACCCTATGCGATCGGCGAAATGATCCGCAGTGTCACACGCTCTACAGGAGACAGCAAACTCATTTTTGATAGCTTGAAACAACCCCTGATCCTGTTCACGTCCTTAAGTATAGGTGAGGTAGTATTTGGACGTTCTGCGGGATTGTTACAAACTATTCTCCATCCTATCCACAGACAGCATATTGTGCGATCGCTATATGCCTATTTACAACAACATTCCCATCGCTATCTTAGCAGTAGTTTTGCTGGAGCATTAGCCCATCGTATTGCAGAAACTTCTTTGGGTGTCACCCAAACCATGCAAATGATGATTACTGAATTTATGCCAGTAATTATCGTCTATATCGTTTCTACGGCATTACTCTATCGTGCCTATCCTCCTCTAGCTGCATTTGTGGGAATTTGGGCAGTTTTGTTTATCAGTATTTCCTTCTGGTTGGCGACTCGTTGCCGAATTTATGCCCGGAAAGCCGCCGGCGCTAGAAGTGAAACCACTGGCATTATTGTAGATTCGGTGACAAATCTCACCAGTAGCAGACTTTTTGCTCGTTTGGGTTTTGAACGCCGCTATTTGAATGACCAATTAAAGAGTGAACTCAAAGAGGTAAGAAAGTCTAACTGGTATTCTGAACGAATCCGCTGGTTTCAGTTTATCTCAGCAGCCGTTCTGAAAATCGGCACATTGTATTACTCACTTTCTCTTTGGAGTCAAGGAAAAATTGCTACGGCTGACTTCGTTGTTGCAACCAGTTTATCACTTTTAATCATTAGTGAAGCCCGCAATTTAAGCAAACGGTTTTTAGAATTTTTTGAACATATTGGTAATGTAGCTAATGGTGTGAATACTATTATTCAACCCCATGAAATCATAGATCGGGATAATGCCATAGATCATGCCATCACTAAAGGTAGTATTGAGTTTCGGCAGGTGCATTTTGGCTACTCATCAGAGAAAACTGTATTCACTAATCTCTCTGTCACCATTCAACCAGGAGAGCGCGTCGGATTGGTGGGTTTTTCTGGTTCTGGAAAATCTAGTTTTGTAAATTTGATTTTGCGTTTATTTGACCCCCAATCGGGACAAATATTAATTGATGGGGTGGATATCAAAGATATGACTCAGGAAGCCCTACATTCGCAAATTAGCCTGATTCCTCAAGATCCTTCTCTGTTCCATCGGACTTTGTTGGAAAATATTCTTTATGGACGTTTAGAAGCTTCAGAAGCGGAACTGATAGAAGCAGCACGGAAAGCTTATGCTGATGATTTTATTGCCCAGATGAGGGAGGGTTATGATTCTTTGGTGGGGGAACGTGGTGTTAAACTTTCTGGGGGACAAAGACAACGAATTGCGATCGCTCGCGTTATCCTCAAAAATGCACCTATCTTAATCTTAGATGAAGCAACTTCTAGCCTTGATTCCATTACGGAAAAAGCGATTCAAAATACCCTAGACACAGCAATGAATGGAAAAACGGTAATTGTGGTGGCACATCGTTTATCTACTATCGCGCATTTAGACAGAATTTTGGTATTTGATCATGGTCGCATTATTGAAGATGGTTCTCACTCTAAGTTATTGGCTAAGGGTGGAGCTTATTACAGATTATGGCAAATGCAAGCGGGTGGATTTCTGCCACAGGAAGAAGCCTTGATTAATAAATAA